In Spinacia oleracea cultivar Varoflay chromosome 5, BTI_SOV_V1, whole genome shotgun sequence, a single window of DNA contains:
- the LOC130461775 gene encoding uncharacterized protein — protein sequence MGRKRVVGPDGIPIEVSRCLGERGVVWLTTLFNKIGGSNRMLVEWRKSTIMPLYKNKGDIQDCSNYRGIKLMSHTMKLWERIIEQRLRRTVKISENQFGFMPRRPTMVAIHLIRKLMENYQDKRKDLHMVFIDLEKAYNKVPREILWWELSRKRIQMKYIDTIKDMYKGVSTSVRTNVEGVEGKLELWRQTFESRGNRLSRNKTEYMECKFIGVQDRETGEIILDGKIVQGSEMFRYLGSIIQKNGELDGNVAHRIKAGESDLGILGNCLREFDKLFNVVSCPENLRVNSVVYHIRNEVDLWWQRSENDLSSLPKFGWESFKTSLRNKFYPPYLKKDKP from the exons ATGGGACGCAAGAGGGTAGTGGGGCCCGATGGCATACCTATCGAAGTTTCGAGATGcttgggagagagaggggttgtatggttaacaactcttttcaaCAAGATTGGGGGAAGTAATAGGATGCTAGTAGAGTGGAGGAAAAGTACTATCATGCCCTTGTACAAGAATAAGGGTGATATCCAGGATTGTTCCAACTATCGAGGAATCAAACTAATGAGTCATACTATGAAACTTTGGGAGAGGATTATTGAGCAAAGATTAAGGAGAACTGTGAAGATTTCGGAAAACCAGTTTGGATTTATGCCTAGGAGACCGACTATGGTGGCTATCCATCTTATAAGGAAACTAATGGAGAATTATCAAGATAAGAGGAAAGATTTACATatggttttcattgatttggagAAGGCGTATAATAAGGTACCGAGAGAAATTCTTTGGTGGGAATTAAGTAGGAAAAGAATTCAGATGAAGTATATTGATACCATCAAGGACATGTATAAGGGAGTTAGCACGAGTGTGCGTACTAATGTTG aagGAGTGGAAGgtaagttggagttatggagacaaactttTGAATCTCGGGGTAATaggctgagtagaaacaagacggaatatatggagtgtaagtttatTGGAGTCCAAGACAGAGAGACAGGGGAGATTAtcttagatgggaaaattgtccaaggATCTGAAATGTTtcgttatttaggatctattatccaaaagaaTGGGGAATTGGATGGCAATGTGGCtcatagaatcaaagcag GGGAGTCTGACCTCGGTATCCTAGGGAATTGTCTAAGGGAATTCGATAAGCTTTTCAATGTTGTGAGTTGcccagagaaccttagggttaatagtgttgtgtacCACATTAGGAATGAagttgatttatggtggcaaaggAGTGAGAATGACTTGAGTTCCTTACCAAAATTTGGGTGGGAATCCTTCAAGACTTctctaaggaacaagttttacccaccatactTGAAGAAGGACAAACCCTAA
- the LOC130461776 gene encoding uncharacterized protein has product MKSMKKKTIKKYKGVVEVEVEQESWLTISNDGITGNDQTFEDLCARIVQYYNDWKKEGPEVDIEKASNHWYKMSAEVSKFNGAYISIKDSHPSGHDEDQVISMAMTLWNSRNPTSRSFPYLHSWKILQDEPKWKEFSR; this is encoded by the exons ATGAAGTCGATGAAGAAGAAAACAATCAAGAAGTACAAAGGAGTTGTAGAGGTAGAGGTAGAGCAAGA GAGTTGGTTGACAATTTCAAATGATGGTATTACAGGGAATGATCAAACATTTGAAGACTTATGTGCTAGAATCGTTCAATACTACAACGATTGGAAGAAAGAAGGTCCAGAAGTAGATATTGAAAAAGCCTCTAATCATTGGTACAAAATGAGTGCCGAGGTATCCAAGTTCAACGGGGCTTACATTAGTATAAAAGATAGTCACCCAAGTGGCCACGATGAAGATCAAGTGATATCCATGGCTATGACACTTTGGAATAGTCGCAACCCAACTAGTAGAAGTTTCCCTTATCTACATAGTTGGAAAATCCTTCAAGATGAACCAAAGTGGAAAGAGTTTTCTCGTTAG